The following proteins are co-located in the Sporolituus thermophilus DSM 23256 genome:
- a CDS encoding DUF1657 domain-containing protein → MTVKKDLEKAIAAAEAAKGTYAQFATATDDQSAKTMFEQMSQDMNRHIAQLNSRLSSTAENKLKNQEQ, encoded by the coding sequence ATGACCGTAAAAAAAGATTTGGAGAAAGCCATTGCTGCCGCGGAAGCCGCTAAAGGTACGTACGCACAGTTTGCTACGGCTACTGACGATCAAAGCGCTAAGACAATGTTTGAGCAAATGTCTCAAGACATGAACCGGCACATCGCGCAACTCAACAGCCGCCTTAGTTCTACTGCCGAGAACAAACTAAAAAACCAAGAACAATAA